The nucleotide sequence GCCGGACATCAGACACAACCGCATCCCCGCTCCCGGCCTGAGCTTCGAGCGGCCCAACCTGCCTATGCTGATCGAGGAAGTGGAGAGGGCACTACTGACCCCTGAACCTCCTCCAACGTGACCCCGGCCTGAGCTAGTGCACCGGCAGCCGCACACTAACCGCCGTCCCCTCGCCCGGCCGGCTGCTCACCGAGAGGTCGCCGCCGTGCCGGGCCACCACGGCCCGCGCCAGGGCCAGACCGAGCCCGCTGCCCTCCGTGCCCCGGGCGTTGGCCCCCCGAAACAGCTCCTCGCCCAGGTGCGGCAGCTCATCCGCCGCGATGCCGGGGCCGGTGTCGGCCACGATCACAACTACCCAGCGGCCATCCTCGAACCCGCGCACTTCCACCGTGTCTCCCGGATGCGAGAACTTGAGGGCATTGTCCACCAGGTTGTAGAAGGCCAGGAAAAGCAGGTCATGATCCCCGGCAATGCAGGGCAAGGGCCAGGGCGCCTCCGGCAGGCTCAGGCGCACCCGGCGCTCCGAAGCCCCCGGCCGGGCGGAGGCATCCTCCAGCACCTGGTGCAGAAGCTCGGTCAAGTCCACCGGCTCTCGCTCTAGAGGGATGGTCTCCAGGTCGGCCAGCTTACGCAGGTCGGCGCCCAGGCGGGCCAGGCGGTCCACCTGGGAACGCACTGCGGCGATCCCCGGCGGCTGCCCCTCGGGCGTCGCGGGCTCCGTCACCAGAGAGA is from Anaerolineae bacterium and encodes:
- a CDS encoding HAMP domain-containing histidine kinase, which translates into the protein MRRGLWSGLPLVIGVLLFLVWRRAPLPDPVLFVRADLATTVLLIGMAGSALWGAVALAIRSVNRRWSGEVANLRREQGEAHRRFVRRLEHELKNPVTAIRAGLANLSLVTEPATPEGQPPGIAAVRSQVDRLARLGADLRKLADLETIPLEREPVDLTELLHQVLEDASARPGASERRVRLSLPEAPWPLPCIAGDHDLLFLAFYNLVDNALKFSHPGDTVEVRGFEDGRWVVVIVADTGPGIAADELPHLGEELFRGANARGTEGSGLGLALARAVVARHGGDLSVSSRPGEGTAVSVRLPVH